The proteins below come from a single Candidatus Eisenbacteria bacterium genomic window:
- a CDS encoding FtsX-like permease family protein yields MAVDVREGISIALQAIRTNKLRSFLTVLGVIIGVTSIMAIVSLIEGLNRNMKAQIASIGSDVLYIRPFRPGAFVGGFPDSLRRRKWFKVEDAEAIRRTCPAVLAVAPLNFTNARLRYRETESRMTNVVGTTPDFLVTNTWAVANGRFFTETEVEHRATVCVLGKDHIEALFPHVNPIGKTIYIGGYPYTVVGQVEERGKFIGMSLDDIVLVPYTTLDKTLGPDLRMVLNAKPASPELIDTAIDQMTETLRRQRKLSYRQADNFAIFTDQSLVDIYNKITGAFYLVMMVISSIGLMVGGIGVMNIMLVSVTERTREIGVRKALGARRRDILWQFLVEAMTLTGTGGILGIVVGIGVGFLIHVLSHFSFAVPLWGMLLGFFSSTVIGLFFGIYPAVKAAQLDPVDSLRYE; encoded by the coding sequence GTGGCGGTCGACGTCCGCGAAGGCATCTCGATCGCTCTCCAGGCGATCCGGACCAACAAGCTCCGGTCGTTCCTCACGGTGCTCGGCGTCATCATCGGCGTGACGAGCATCATGGCGATCGTCTCTTTGATCGAAGGGCTGAACCGCAACATGAAGGCCCAGATCGCCTCCATCGGCTCGGACGTGCTCTACATCCGGCCGTTTCGGCCGGGGGCCTTCGTCGGCGGATTTCCCGACAGCCTGAGAAGGCGAAAATGGTTCAAGGTGGAAGATGCCGAGGCGATCCGCCGAACGTGCCCCGCGGTCCTGGCGGTGGCGCCGCTCAATTTTACCAACGCACGCCTTCGCTACCGGGAGACAGAGAGCCGGATGACCAATGTCGTCGGGACCACGCCCGACTTCCTCGTCACGAATACGTGGGCCGTCGCGAATGGGCGCTTCTTCACCGAGACCGAAGTGGAACACCGCGCCACCGTTTGCGTCCTCGGCAAGGATCACATTGAAGCGCTCTTCCCGCACGTGAACCCGATCGGAAAGACGATCTACATCGGCGGCTATCCCTACACCGTGGTCGGCCAGGTGGAGGAGCGCGGGAAATTCATCGGGATGAGCCTCGACGACATCGTCCTGGTCCCCTACACGACCCTCGACAAAACGCTGGGACCCGACCTCCGCATGGTCCTGAACGCGAAACCCGCCTCGCCGGAGCTGATCGACACCGCCATCGACCAGATGACCGAGACGCTCCGCCGCCAGCGCAAGCTCTCCTACCGCCAGGCGGACAATTTCGCGATTTTCACGGACCAATCGCTGGTGGACATCTACAACAAGATCACGGGAGCGTTTTATCTCGTCATGATGGTCATCTCGTCGATCGGCCTCATGGTGGGAGGAATCGGGGTCATGAACATCATGCTCGTCTCGGTGACCGAGCGGACCCGCGAAATCGGGGTCCGCAAGGCGCTCGGGGCCCGGCGGCGCGACATCCTGTGGCAGTTCCTGGTGGAGGCCATGACCCTCACGGGGACGGGCGGGATTCTGGGGATCGTCGTCGGGATCGGGGTGGGATTCTTGATCCACGTCCTCTCCCATTTCAGCTTCGCCGTTCCGTTGTGGGGAATGTTGCTCGGCTTCTTTTCTTCGACCGTGATCGGGCTTTTTTTCGGGATCTACCCGGCCGTGAAAGCGGCGCAGCTCGATCCCGTCGACTCGCTCCGGTACGAGTAG
- a CDS encoding transporter substrate-binding domain-containing protein, with product MTRSVTALSLACPMRPAIPLLALLLGLTGCGGPASSGERASTLDRILATKVLRVGLNPGYAPFEMVDANGTMIGFDIDVVHYVAGQLGNGVRVEFQKSDWDPIIANLNAGKFDLIVSGMTRTPQRALRCDFTEPYFETGQALLVNRAKHKPSPRLTVRDFDRRGVVVATKLGTTGEIAARKFFRVATIKTMETESDAALEVDAGRADVMVYDQPYVAIRAQESPVRTFAILEPFTKEYLAMAVRKGDTEFRDWLNLTIFELKASGTWDSLYQTWFVRMPWLDRVKRPSS from the coding sequence TTGACACGGAGCGTAACCGCGCTTAGCCTGGCCTGTCCCATGCGCCCGGCGATCCCTCTTCTGGCTCTCCTCCTCGGTCTCACGGGCTGCGGCGGCCCCGCCTCGAGTGGGGAGCGGGCTTCCACGCTCGACCGGATCCTCGCCACCAAGGTTCTCCGCGTGGGTTTGAACCCCGGGTACGCGCCATTCGAGATGGTCGATGCGAACGGCACCATGATCGGGTTCGACATCGACGTCGTGCACTACGTGGCCGGACAGCTCGGAAACGGCGTGCGTGTGGAATTTCAGAAGAGCGACTGGGACCCGATCATCGCCAATCTCAACGCCGGCAAGTTCGACCTGATCGTCTCCGGCATGACCCGAACGCCCCAGCGGGCCCTCCGTTGCGACTTCACCGAGCCCTATTTCGAAACGGGGCAGGCGCTCCTCGTGAACCGCGCGAAGCACAAGCCGTCCCCGCGGCTCACCGTGCGCGATTTCGACCGGCGGGGCGTCGTGGTGGCGACGAAGCTGGGGACGACGGGGGAGATCGCGGCGCGAAAGTTCTTTCGGGTGGCTACGATCAAGACCATGGAAACGGAATCGGATGCCGCGCTCGAAGTGGACGCGGGGCGGGCCGACGTCATGGTCTATGACCAGCCCTACGTCGCGATCCGCGCGCAGGAATCGCCGGTTCGGACGTTCGCGATCCTCGAGCCCTTCACGAAAGAGTATCTCGCGATGGCGGTCCGGAAAGGGGACACGGAGTTTCGCGACTGGCTCAATCTGACGATCTTCGAGCTCAAGGCGAGCGGCACGTGGGATTCCCTCTATCAGACGTGGTTCGTGCGGATGCCCTGGCTCGATCGGGTGAAGCGGCCGTCTTCCTGA